One window of the Trifolium pratense cultivar HEN17-A07 linkage group LG2, ARS_RC_1.1, whole genome shotgun sequence genome contains the following:
- the LOC123904757 gene encoding uncharacterized protein LOC123904757: MDRWQWLPDPDTGYTVGGAYQLLTSQDSVTLDDAENLIWHSQVPLKVSIFAWRLLRDRLPTRLNLVTRGVLSLPAATCVFGCGATESAHHLFLSCSIVGSLWDLVRAWIDISLLDCTTMRDHFVQFTASAGGSRA; this comes from the coding sequence atggataggtggcagtggctcCCAGACCCTGACACAGGTTATACGGTCGGGGGAGCTTATCAGCTTCTGACTTCTCAGGATTCGGTTACTTTGGATGATGCGGAAAACCTTATATGGCACTcccaggttcctttgaaggtttccatctttGCGTGGCGTTTGTTGCGGGATAGGTTGCCTACGAGATTAAACCTGGTCACTCGCGGTGTTTTGTCTCTTCCAGCTGCCACTTGTGTTTTCGGATGTGGAGCAACTGAGTCGGCACATCATTTATTTCTCTCTTGTAGCATTGTTGGAtctctttgggatttagttcgCGCGTGGATTGATATTTCTTTGCTGGATTGCACCACTAtgcgtgatcattttgtccagtttacGGCATCAGCAGGT
- the LOC123910201 gene encoding aspartic proteinase CDR1-like, producing MSTRFLLALFLFSICFIISFSHALNNGFSVELIHRDSPKSPLYQATENRYQRVVNAARRSINRANHFYKNSLTNTPKSTVIPDKGEYLMTYSVGTPPFKVYGIADTGSDIIWLQCEPCKQCYKQTTPMFNPSKSSSYKKLPCSSILCQSVRDTTCNEQNSCQYSITYGDQSHSQGDLSVETLTLESTTGRPVSFPRTVIGCGTDNTVSFQGASSGIVGLGGGPSSLITQLGSSIDGKFSYCLLPLLLESNTVESTTTSKLNFGDVAVVSGDGVVSTPIVKKDPSVFYYLTLEAFSVGNKRVEFGGSSHGGEGNIIIDSGTTLTLLPNDVYTNLESAVVESVKLERVDDPSQTFGLCYSVKSDEYDFPLITAHFKDADVKLHSMSTFVPIADGIVCLAFTSSQIGAIFGNLAQQNLLVGYDLKQKTVSFKPMDCTKV from the coding sequence ATGAGTACACGTTTTTTGCTTGCcctttttctcttttccatttGCTTCATTATCTCTTTTTCTCATGCACTGAACAATGGTTTTAGTGTTGAACTCATTCACCGCGACTCTCCAAAGTCACCACTCTACCAAGCTACAGAAAATAGATACCAACGTGTTGTCAATGCAGCACGTCGTTCTATCAACCGTGCCAATCATTTCTACAAAAATTCCCTCACAAATACTCCTAAATCAACCGTAATTCCAGATAAAGGTGAGTATCTCATGACCTATTCAGTTGGTACCCCACCATTTAAGGTATATGGTATTGCCGACACCGGTAGTGACATTATTTGGCTTCAATGTGAGCCTTGTAAACAATGTTACAAACAAACTACTCCTATGTTTAATCCTTCAAAATCATCAAGTTACAAAAAGCTACCTTGTTCGTCTATCCTATGCCAATCTGTGAGAGATACCACTTGTAATGAACAAAATTCTTGTCAATATTCTATTACTTATGGTGATCAATCACATTCACAAGGAGATCTTAGTGTTGAGACTCTTACATTAGAATCCACCACGGGTCGTCCTGTTTCATTTCCTAGAACTGTGATAGGATGTGGAACCGATAATACAGTTTCGTTTCAAGGTGCAAGCTCTGGTATAGTTGGTCTTGGTGGTGGACCTTCGTCTCTTATAACACAATTGGGATCGTCAATTGATGGAAAATTCTCTTATTGTTTATTGCCATTGTTGCTTGAGTCAAACACAGTTGAGTCAACCACTACGAGCAAACTCAATTTTGGAGATGTCGCTGTGGTTTCTGGTGATGGTGTTGTGTCAACTCCTATAGTGAAAAAAGACCCATCAGTTTTCTATTATTTGACATTGGAAGCATTTAGTGTTGGAAACAAAAGAGTAGAATTTGGAGGGTCTTCACATGGCGGTGAGGGTAATATCATAATTGATTCAGGTACAACATTGACACTTTTACCAAATGATGTTTATACTAATTTGGAATCAGCTGTAGTAGAATCGGTGAAATTAGAGCGCGTTGATGATCCCAGTCAAACATTCGGCCTATGCTATAGTGTGAAATCAGATGAATATGATTTTCCCCTAATCACTGCACATTTTAAAGATGCGGATGTTAAGTTGCATTCTATGAGTACTTTTGTTCCAATTGCTGATGGCATTGTTTGTTTGGCTTTTACCTCATCTCAAATTGGTGCCATCTTTGGAAACTTGGCTCAACAGAATTTGTTGGTTGGTTATGACCTTAAACAAAAAACAGTGTCGTTTAAGCCGATGGATTGTACCAAAGTGTAA